The stretch of DNA CTCTGGTCAAGGGGTTGGATGCAGGCGTGCATCTGCGCATGGGGCAGGCTCTTGCCGGACTTGCGGACGAAGGCGTGCTGTTTGTCGGCTCCGGTTTTTCGTTCCACAACATGCGGGCTTTCTTTATGCAGGATACACCCGCGACACGGGCCATGAACGAAGGGTTTGATGCATGGCTGACGGAAACCTGCTCCGGCGGGAACCTTGCCCCCGAAGAACGGTTGCTGCGTCTTGCAGGATGGGAAGAAGCGCCCCACGCCCGCTATTGTCATCCCAGAGAAGAGCATCTGCTGCCCCTGCATGTGTGCTGCGGCATAGCGGGCGGAGCAAAGGCAACGCCTTTCAGTCTTGAGCTGCTAGGCAAGAAAACAAGCATGTTTCTGTGGTAGTGCGCCGCAAGGCGTAGCAGACAGATATAACAAAAGAAAAGCGGGAGGTCGGACTGATCCGGTCTCCCGCTTTGTGTATTTGCCGTGCAAGCCCCTGCAGGCTTGTATCGCGTCAGCTCGTGGCCCCCTGACGGGCGGCCCGAATAAGTATCTCCGTTACGAACTGGCTGGAGTTTCGGGTCGTCCAGTAGTCGGTCACGTAACGTTCGTACGTCTCTTCGCCGAGAATATAGCCGCATTTGGCAGCCCAGCGGCACATCTTGGCATAGGTTTCGTGAATGGTTTCGTGCGGGCCGATGTGGTAGCACGAGGCCATCAGGCACCCCCCAAGCTTTGTTCTGGCTTCTTCCGGCGCAGGCATAAGCGTTTTCTGCAGAATGCGTATGCCCTGCGGCTTATCCTGCATTCTGAGCTTGAGCGATGAAAAATTCAGTATTACGGGACCGGTGATCTCGTTCTGGCAGCTCTCTACGTAGTTGGTCCAGTCAATGTTGATGATGGAGCCTTCAATGTCGTTCTCAAACGTCTGATCCTGATACATGTAGTCGCTGGCTTCGACATACTTGATGGAAACTTCGCGTATGTCGTTTTCAATGACCATCTCCGCTTCGGAAACAAGATCGTACCAGTCCTTCACGGATTCATACTTTCTGCGGATTTCTTCCTGCTGCTGTTCCAGCTCACTGATCTTGGACGTGAAGGAATTCTTGATGGCTTTATAAACATTGGAGGGCGACTTGCCTTCGATGAAGTCGCGCATCTCTTCGAGCTTGAAGCCCATCTGCTTGTAATATTTGATAACAGGCACTGCCAGCAGAGACTGGTAGGTGTAGTAGCGGTAGTTGTTATAATCCTGCCGCTGGGAAGTGATTATTCCGATGTTATCGTAGTAACGCAGTGCCTTTTTGGAAATGTTGCAGATATGGCTGACATCCCCGATAGAGTACTTGGCCTTACTCTTCATGGTGAACCTCGTCTCGTGTTGCGCTCGCCCGATGCCGTCCGCCCGCGTCCCTCGCCGGACTCTCTGCTGCATGTCTTTCAAATGCAGGATGAACCCGTCGCGGAGTCATGAACAGCAATCGGCTGCAAAATCCCGGAACGCCCCTCGAAAAGTTAAGATGTCTTTATGTTGAAAGGCGTTATGCCTTTGCTGCACTGCCCGTTTTTTAAAAAAAAGAGGGCCCCCCGGCAGCAGGCAGCCCTCTTATATAGGTATCGCGCCTTACAATCAATCCTTGATGTAGCGGTTGATTGTGGCAGCGCCTTCTTCATGCGCTCTGTAATAGACGCGAAGCTCGTCGGCAGGGTCCATGTCGAAGCGGGCTTCTTCGAGCAGGCCGTTGGCTTCTGCGGTCATCAGGGCGTTGATGATGGAAGGCTTCTTGAAAGCCTGAAAGTGACCGTACTGATCCTTGAGGGCGGCCATCACGTCGTCTGCGCAGGCTTCCCCTACCTTGGTGAAGTGCTTCAGAATTGCATAGTTAAGCGGCTGCATGCTGTATTCTCCTACTTCTTCTTGAGCAGATCAAAGGGGTTCATGGCGATAGTGAAGATGCCCATTACCATGACGACTGCGGCAGCCCATGCGATGGGGGGCATGGACCAGCCGTCCATACCGAAGGCGAGGCCGAGCACTATCCAGCAGCAGAAGGGACCCCAGAAAGAGAAAGTGCCGTTGCAGGACATGCCGAGCGCGGCGCCGCACATGGCGTTGCCCTTGTACCAGAACATGAAGGTAAGGTAGGCGCTCAGGCCGGCAAGAACGAACCAGGGCATGGCTTCAGCATCGGTGAAGGAGGTCATGACCATGTCAAAGGCGTTAACGCCGGAGATCATGCTGAAGAGGGGTACCAGAATGATCAGGTTGGAAATACCGGAGGTCACCTGACGGATGGTAATGCCGATTTCGGGGTCGATCATGGAGGTGCCGTAACCGCAGACGCAGCCTTCAATACCCCAGCACAGGGCGGCAATAAAGCCGAAGAGCAGGCCCACAACCAGACCGTCCGGTACTTCGTCACCAAGGCCGGTGCTGCCGATCATGAAGCTTGCAAGGAAGCAGATGGCAATACCGAGCAGCATGCGGCTGTTCAGGTGCTGCTTGAAAAGGAAGCGGCCGAGAATGGCGCCGATGGCGGGGCAGAGCGCGCTGATCGGCACAACAATGGAACCGGCCTTCTGCAGGCCCACAACATATGCGGTGCTGGCGAGGGGGCCGCCGATGATGGCAGCGGCAACCATGACAAGGCCGGGCTTGGTCTTGATGCAGCGTACAAAGTCGCCGAAACGGCCGCGTGCCGAGGCAATGCTCATGGCCCAGACGGCGCTGCAGCTGTCGGTGGTGGCGGCGCCGAGGGCGCTCAGCAGGTACATGACAGCAAAGGCGGAAAGGCCGGAGTTTTCGCCGTACCACTGCAGCCATACACCCTTGGACATGCCCAGAGTCATGAATGCGGTATAGAAACCGTAGAGCAGGCCGGAAAGCAGGGCGATGACTATGCCCTTGCGTTTGAAATCGGTGGCCAGTTTGGTCTTGGCAGCAATGGCTGCCGGGTTAGGTAACACTAAAGTTTGCCCCATGTTCGTCTCCTTGCGCCTGTAGGTAGTTTCGGGTCTACCAAATTTATGTGTGTTATAGCCCACTTGTGCACGTAGGGTTTTCCAATTATTGTGATAGCATTCCCCTTAAGGGGAAGGTCAATGGGGAATTGTAAGGCAGGGCTAAAGTGATGCTTCAAAAACCGATAGGAGTTTCCTGTAACCTTACATTTTTGCTTCAACGGCGCTCGCTTGAGGGCTGCCAACGAAATTTCGAGATTGTGAAAAAAATTTTTTGAGAGAGCCACCGTTTGAGCGCACAAGCCGTAAAAACGGCCCTCTGCAGGCATCTTTCTTTCCGTATAGGGGCAGTTATGCCCCCTTTTTTTTGCGAAAAAGCTGGCCTCCGCAGCGCTTGCGAATAATTTCCCATAAAAATTTCAGGGAAAATTTCCAGCTATACCGCCACCAAAGAGCATGAATGCTGTTTTTTTGAAAAAGCCTGTTGACTTTCCCCTATGGGGGAAGGGCTACGCTTTACTCACGATGGGCAGGAGTAGGCCCGAAGGAGATGCCTCATCCCGAGGCGCAAAAGAACAGCTAAGCACTGAGGTGGTAGCGGATGGGTGAATTCAAAAGATATTACGGCGAAGAGGCGCTTGGGCTCATTGAGACCCTCGGAATGGTTCCGGCGATCAACGGCGCGGACAAGATGCTCAAGGCCGCCAACGTTGAACTCATTTCTTATGAAAACGTGGGCTCCACGCTGGTCACCGTCATGGTGAAGGGCGATGTTGCCGCAGTTCAGGCTGCAGTGGACGCAGGCAAGGTGGCCGCTTCCGAAATCGGCAAGCTCACCGCATACAATGTCATGCCCCGCCCCATCCGTCCCGTGGGCGAAATCGTATCCGTTCACGGTATCGAAGACGAATCCCTGGAATCCAACGGTGCACGTCCCCGCGCCATGGGCCTGATCGAAACCTTCGGCATCGTATATGTGCTTGAAGCTGCGGACGCAATGCTCAAGACCGCAGACGTTGAACTCATCGGCTACGAAAACGTTGCCTCCGGGTACATCTCCGTCATGGTTCAGGGCGACGTTGCCGCATGCAAGTCTGCCGTTGAAGCCGGTGTGAAGGCTGTAGAGGCCATGGGTGCCAACGTATACAGCTCACTCGTCATCCCCACCCCCCATCCTGACGTGGCACGCATCACCAAGCGCTACAGACTGGAAAACCTGCTTCCCTAACGGACAAACGAGGCAGTGAGGACTGCCGGATTTGAAGAAGGCATTCCCGCATTGCCGCTTCAAAGCCGGAACAGAGGAATCCGAAGGCCAAGGGGTACACGATAATGATAGTCGACAACGATCTGCTCTCCATCCAGCAAGCCAGAATTCTGGCGGAAAACGCCAAGATGGCTCAGCGTGCACTTGCCACCTTTACGCAGGAGCAGCTGGACGGGATTGTGGAAAGCATTGCGGACGCCGTGGAACACCACGCGGACGCGCTCGCCGTCATGTCCCGCGAAGAAACTGACTACGGCAGATGGCAGGACAAGCAGCTCAAGATACGCTTTGTCTGCGGCCATATCCGTCAGCAGCTTCGCGGCATGCGTTGCATCGGCATTATCGGCGAAGACCGCGACAGGCACCTCATGGATGTGGGTGTTCCCGTCGGGGTGATCGTGGCCTTGTGTCCTTCCACCAGCCCCGTCTCCACTGCCATTTATACTACGCTTATTGCCATCAAGTCCGGCAACGCCGTCATCTTCTCGCCCCATCCGCGGGCTTCGAAGTCCATGACCAGAGTGCTGGATATCATGATCGAGGCTGCACAGTCGCACGGACTGCCGGAAGGCTGCCTTTCCTATCTGGAAACGGTGACCAAGACCGGCACTGAGGAGCTGATGAACCATGCGGCCACTTCCCTCATCATGATCTCGGGTGTTCCGGGCATGCTCAAGGCTGCACACGCCGCGGGCAAGCCGGTCATCTTTGGCGGCACGGGCAATGGTCCGGCTTTCATCGAACGCACTGCAGATATCCGTCAGGCCGTGCGCGATATCATCCGGAGCAAGACATTTGATAACGGGATAGCCCCCGGCGCGGAGCAATCCATTGTTGTCGACTCCTGCATCGCACAGGAAGTGCGGCGTGTTCTGCAGGAGTGCGGCGCCTATTTCATGACGGAAGAAGAATCGCTGCGACTCGGCGAACTGTTCTTCTGTCCTGACGGCCGCCGCAGAACGGGCATGGTCGGCGTTTCTGCCGCAGCCCTCGCCCGCAAGGCGGGCATTACCGCACCCAGGGACGTTACCGTTCTGGTTGCGGAGCGCAAATACGTTTCTGAAGCAGATCCCTATTCAAGGGAACTGCTTTCCCCTGTTCTTGCCTTCTACGTGGAAGACGACTGGATGCACGCCTGCGAAAAATGCATCGAGCTGCTTCTCCACGAACGTAACGCCCACACCCTTGTCATCCACTCGGGCGACGCAGAGGTTATCCGCCAGTTCGCGCTGAAAAAGCCCGTTGGCAGAATGCTGGTCAATACGCCCGGCACCCTCGGCGGCATGGGAGCAACGACCAATCTCTT from Desulfovibrio subterraneus encodes:
- a CDS encoding MerR family transcriptional regulator, which codes for MKSKAKYSIGDVSHICNISKKALRYYDNIGIITSQRQDYNNYRYYTYQSLLAVPVIKYYKQMGFKLEEMRDFIEGKSPSNVYKAIKNSFTSKISELEQQQEEIRRKYESVKDWYDLVSEAEMVIENDIREVSIKYVEASDYMYQDQTFENDIEGSIINIDWTNYVESCQNEITGPVILNFSSLKLRMQDKPQGIRILQKTLMPAPEEARTKLGGCLMASCYHIGPHETIHETYAKMCRWAAKCGYILGEETYERYVTDYWTTRNSSQFVTEILIRAARQGATS
- a CDS encoding BMC domain-containing protein, translated to MGEFKRYYGEEALGLIETLGMVPAINGADKMLKAANVELISYENVGSTLVTVMVKGDVAAVQAAVDAGKVAASEIGKLTAYNVMPRPIRPVGEIVSVHGIEDESLESNGARPRAMGLIETFGIVYVLEAADAMLKTADVELIGYENVASGYISVMVQGDVAACKSAVEAGVKAVEAMGANVYSSLVIPTPHPDVARITKRYRLENLLP
- a CDS encoding aldehyde dehydrogenase family protein, with the protein product MIVDNDLLSIQQARILAENAKMAQRALATFTQEQLDGIVESIADAVEHHADALAVMSREETDYGRWQDKQLKIRFVCGHIRQQLRGMRCIGIIGEDRDRHLMDVGVPVGVIVALCPSTSPVSTAIYTTLIAIKSGNAVIFSPHPRASKSMTRVLDIMIEAAQSHGLPEGCLSYLETVTKTGTEELMNHAATSLIMISGVPGMLKAAHAAGKPVIFGGTGNGPAFIERTADIRQAVRDIIRSKTFDNGIAPGAEQSIVVDSCIAQEVRRVLQECGAYFMTEEESLRLGELFFCPDGRRRTGMVGVSAAALARKAGITAPRDVTVLVAERKYVSEADPYSRELLSPVLAFYVEDDWMHACEKCIELLLHERNAHTLVIHSGDAEVIRQFALKKPVGRMLVNTPGTLGGMGATTNLFPSMILGSGSAGFGITSDNVSPLNFIYTRKVGYGEKYMDGMAAAASETEQPRKENGMPDEHSNTSTMQTIQQILAEAIKVMNGSADR